Proteins from one Nomia melanderi isolate GNS246 chromosome 3, iyNomMela1, whole genome shotgun sequence genomic window:
- the LOC116431743 gene encoding ATPase family AAA domain-containing protein 2-like isoform X3 — protein MKIMSDDDAALDSMDTEEDIFIPRSRSLGSNARRVKSLRTLRSHSNSNSHISMNNLSVRRSTRNRMQTYDNLNTSWILGTQTLKGYPMFQQHGSSSDKEMVDEVPERKRDLKERMPLRSRENHPPNKNSSRHIRERAEHDRQNSRERRNRSDRDLREKTEQEKDIRDLKDRQERERTDREHKDKMGTRSKANEEKDGRTRKSDSPCRLREGPVTRLGGNLVEKDEKPKVEQDEADEDSSQESEKAENNDNSENEDGYEDMYTRIKRTRRTAQQQLPRVVDSDLSESSDSPGPRKYSLRQKKPTVDRFQANVEPVRRSIKALRSVLSNSMRRRKHRSKSTSSSDSSDSEPQRYDKKKSKKARQSAIPQGGPPHRKADINPITLDTNIRFNDVGGLESHIHCLKEMVVFPMMYPDVFERYHITPPKGVLFHGPPGTGKTLIARALANECSQGSRKMAFFMRKGADCLSKWVGESERQLRLLFEQAQQMKPSIIFFDEIDGLAPVRSTKQDQIHASIVSTLLALMDGLSDRGEVIVIGATNRIDAIDPALRRPGRFDRELFFPLPAMKERQEILKIHVNKWKNSPTDQLLEVLAEKSTGYCGSDLRALCTEAVLQALRRTYPQIYMTSNRLLLDPERVEVKKRDFLQASSMLVPSSQRVSPCARRKLQPFMESLLGAPLEELISSIKGIFPQGINPAMAKVKITKGIHRPRLLISGGNLSEGQGPHLAQALLYHMEHLPVQTLDVSTLFAESGRSPEETCVQVFNEAARNVPSIIYIRSIDQWWPLVPETVKAVFLCRIAALDPSLPILILATSDTTYQDLPNQLRSLFSELRREVYSMKTPTAEQRSKFFRPIFMVQSLKLPKIKDDKVEVLEELPLAPDPIPKKLTEEEKKVLYEKEEVSLRELRIFLREICAKLARNRQFFMFTKPVDTEEVPDYNMIIKQPMDLETMMTKIDMHCYLCARDFLDDIDLICKNALEYNPDRDPADKLIRHRACSLRDNAYALIKAELDSDFEDKCREISKNRRITENVSNKGAENKNQSKSDQPESTIERTDKKDTGSPSHTLVVNGKRYSNSRKRRIPAWARGYVKKVHKKKKIAFDESVTTFDSKVCLTNETTSIDLEKFQEFETEANSVLNGHVPLFDNSDTENDSQNENSKDIQGTQHSCIAEQPMNEFESIDICFVEDDKNDKHVENVGSNSSSRRESMDELSFAIESDSSPAQFEENEKLIIDKNELESAWQHTVDVTKDFPVEVLCDIYVQLSRCVGKYAQNYDRKSLPKDLLKEVKRFEEFKTTYETGHHVANQTEML, from the exons ATGAAG ataatgTCAGATGATGATGCTGCATTGGACTCAATGGATACAGaagaagatatttttattcCCAGAAGCCGCAGCCTTGGCTCTAATGCCAGAAGGGTTAAAAGTTTGCGTACTCTGCGATCGCATTCGAACTCTAATTCTCATATATCTATGAATAATTTAAGTGTACGTCGTAGTACACGTAACAGAATGCAAACTTATGATAATCTTAATACTAGTTGGATTTTAG GAACACAAACATTAAAAGGCTATCCTATGTTTCAACAACATGGTTCTTCATCTGATAAAGAGATGGTGGATGAAGTTCCTGAACGAAAACGTGATCTTAAAGAGCGTATGCCTCTCAGATCACGTGAGAATCATCCGCCTAACAAGAATTCATCAAGGCACATTAGAGAAAGAGCGGAACATGATCGACAAAATAGCAGGGAACGTAGAAATAGAAGTGATCGTGATCTCAGAGAAAAAACAGAACAAGAAAAAGATATTAGAGATCTGAAAGATAgacaagaaagagaaagaacagATAGAGAACATAAAGATAAAATGGGAACCAGAAGTAAAGCAAATGAGGAAAAAGATGGAAG AACAAGAAAATCTGATAGTCCATGTAGACTTAGAGAAGGACCTGTGACAAGACTTGGAGggaatttagttgaaaaagATGAGAAGCCTAAAGTAGAACAAGATGAAGCTGACGAAGATAGTTCACAAGAAAGTGAAAAGgcagaaaataatgataattctgAAAATGAAGAT GGTTACGAAGATATGTACACACGTATTAAACGAACTAGGAGAACAGCTCAACAACAATTACCAAGAG tgGTAGATAGTGATTTAAGTGAATCTTCTGATTCACCTGGTCCTAGGAAATATAGTTTACGTCAAAAGAAACCAACTGTAGATAGATTTCAAGCTAATGTAGAACCAGTTCGGCGATCTATAAAAGCACTTAGAAGTGTTCTTAGTAATTCCATGAGAAGACGTAAACATAGAAGCAAAAGTACAAGCTCTAGTGATTCCAGTGATTCAGAACCTCAGCGTTATGATAAGAAAAAAAGCAAGAAAGCAAG GCAATCGGCAATACCTCAAGGTGGACCACCTCATCGTAAAGCGGATATAAACCCAATTACCTTAGATACTAATATTAGATTCAATGATGTTGGAGGTTTAGAATCACATATTCACTGCCTTAAAGAAATGGTTGTTTTTCCTATGATGTATCCAGACGTATTTGAACGTTATCACATTACTCCGCCAAAAGGAGTACTATTTCATGGTCCACCAG GAACTGGTAAGACTTTAATAGCTAgagcactggcaaatgaatgtAGTCAAGGCAGTAGGAAAATGGCATTCTTTATGAGGAAAGGCGCAGATTGTTTGTCCAAATGGGTTGGAGAATCAGAACGCCAATTACGTTTGTTGTTTGAGCAGGCTCAACAAATGAAACCGTCCATAATATTTTTCGATGAAATCGATGGCCTTGCACCTGTTAGAAGTACGAAGCAGGATCAGATTCATGCCAGTATTGTGTCTACCCTTCTAGCTCTTATGGATGGCCTCAGTGATAGAGGAgag GTTATAGTGATTGGAGCAACAAATAGGATAGATGCTATTGACCCAGCTTTACGAAGACCTGGTCGTTTTGATCGagaattattttttcctttgCCTGCAATGAAAGAGAGACAGGAGATATTAAAAATCCATGtcaataaatggaaaaattctCCAACAGATCAATTGTTAGAAGTATTAGCTGAAAAATCAACGGGTTATTGTGGCTCAGATCTGAGGGCTTTATGTACTGAAGCTGTTTTACAGGCATTAAGAAGGACATATCCTCAAATATACATGACAAGCAATCGACTACTTCTAGATCCTGAACGCGTTGaa GTAAAAAAGCGAGATTTCTTACAAGCTAGCTCTATGCTTGTTCCATCATCACAAAGAGTATCACCTTGTGCTCGAAGAAAATTACAACCTTTCATGGAATCTTTACTAGGAGCTCCATTGGAAGAGTTAATAAGTTCCATCAAAGGAATATTTCCTCAAGGAATCAACCCTGCTATGgcaaa agTAAAAATTACTAAAGGTATACATCGCCCAAGGTTACTAATTTCTGGAGGAAACTTGTCTGAGGGTCAAGGGCCACATTTAGCGCAAGCATTATTGTATCATATGGAACATTTACCCGTTCAAACATTAGACGTTAGCACTCTTTTTGCAGAAAGTGGACGATCTCCAGAAGAAACCTGTGTGCAG GTATTTAATGAAGCTGCCAGAAATGTACCGTCCATAATTTATATTCGGTCAATTGATCAATGGTGGCCACTCGTACCTGAAACTGTGAAAGCGGTTTTTTTGTGTCGTATTGCAGCACTCGATCCCTCATTGCCTATTTTAATTTTAGCTACAAGCGATACAACATACCAAGATCTCCCAAACCAATTACGAAGTCTCTTTAGTGAGCTTCGTAGAGaagtttattcaatgaaaacgCCAACGGCAGAACAAAGGTCGAAATTTTTCCGACCTATTTTCATGGTTCAAAGCTTAAAGTTGCCAAAAATAAAAGATGACAAAGTAGAAGTTTTGGAAGAACTTCCATTAGCACCAGATCCCATACCAAAGAAATTaacagaagaagagaaaaaggtaTTATACGAAAAGGAAGAAGTTTCACTAAGAGAATTAAGAATCTTTTTAAGGGAAATATGTGCGAAACTTGCAAGGAATAGACA attttttatgTTCACGAAACCCGTGGACACAGAAGAAGTACCAGATTATAATATGATTATAAAACAGCCAATGGACTTGGAAACAATGATGACAAAGATAGATATGCATTGCTATCTTTGCGCGAGGGATTTTCTTGATGATATCGATCTGATTTGTAAAAATGCATTAGAATATAACCCTGATAG AGATCCAGCTGACAAACTTATAAGACATCGTGCATGTTCTCTTCGTGACAATGCATATGCGTTAATAAAAGCAGAATTGGATTCTGATTTTGAAGATAAGTGTCGTGAGATTTCGAAAAATCGCAGAATTACTGAAAATGTTAGTAATAAAGGTGCAGAAAACAAAAACCAGTCAAAGTCGGATCAACCTGAGTCTACAATTGAAAGGACAGATAAAAAAGATACTGGAAGTCCTAGTCATACTCTCGTCGTGAACGGAAAGAGATATAGTAATTCTAGAAAGCGTAGAATACCTGCCTGGGCTAGAGGTTATGTGAAAAAAGttcacaaaaagaaaaaaattgcgtTTGATGAAAGCGTTACTACTTTCGATAGCAAGGTCTGTTTGACTAATGAAACCACTAGTATcgatttagaaaaatttcaagaatttgaAACTGAAGCAAATAGTGTTTTGAATGGTCATGTACCTTTATTTGACAATTCCGATACAGAGAATGATtcacaaaatgaaaattcaaaagatATCCAAGGAACGCAACACAGTTGCATCGCTGAACAACCTATGAATGAGTTTGAAAGCATAGATATATGTTTTGTAGAAGATGACAAAAATGACAAACATGTGGAAAATGTTGGATCTAATTCCTCGTCTAGACGAGAGAGTATGGACGAATTATCGTTCGCTATTGAAAGTGATTCTAGTCCAGCCCaatttgaagaaaatgaaaaacttaTTATAGATAAAAATGAGTTGGAAAGTGCATGGCAACACACTGTTGATGTTACAAAAGATTTTCCCGTCGAAGTTTTATGCGACATCTATGTGCAATTAAGTCGGTGTGTAGGAAAATATGCTCAGAACTATGATAGAAAATCACTGCCAAAG GACTTGCTCAAGGAGGTGAAACGGTTTGAAGAATTCAAGACAACATACGAGACAGGGCATCATGTCGCTAATCAGACAGAAATGCTATAA
- the LOC116431743 gene encoding ATPase family AAA domain-containing protein 2-like isoform X1, protein MKIMSDDDAALDSMDTEEDIFIPRSRSLGSNARRVKSLRTLRSHSNSNSHISMNNLSVRRSTRNRMQTYDNLNTSWILGTQTLKGYPMFQQHGSSSDKEMVDEVPERKRDLKERMPLRSRENHPPNKNSSRHIRERAEHDRQNSRERRNRSDRDLREKTEQEKDIRDLKDRQERERTDREHKDKMGTRSKANEEKDGRTRKSDSPCRLREGPVTRLGGNLVEKDEKPKVEQDEADEDSSQESEKAENNDNSENEDGYEDMYTRIKRTRRTAQQQLPRVVDSDLSESSDSPGPRKYSLRQKKPTVDRFQANVEPVRRSIKALRSVLSNSMRRRKHRSKSTSSSDSSDSEPQRYDKKKSKKARQSAIPQGGPPHRKADINPITLDTNIRFNDVGGLESHIHCLKEMVVFPMMYPDVFERYHITPPKGVLFHGPPGTGKTLIARALANECSQGSRKMAFFMRKGADCLSKWVGESERQLRLLFEQAQQMKPSIIFFDEIDGLAPVRSTKQDQIHASIVSTLLALMDGLSDRGEVIVIGATNRIDAIDPALRRPGRFDRELFFPLPAMKERQEILKIHVNKWKNSPTDQLLEVLAEKSTGYCGSDLRALCTEAVLQALRRTYPQIYMTSNRLLLDPERVEVKKRDFLQASSMLVPSSQRVSPCARRKLQPFMESLLGAPLEELISSIKGIFPQGINPAMAKVKITKGIHRPRLLISGGNLSEGQGPHLAQALLYHMEHLPVQTLDVSTLFAESGRSPEETCVQVFNEAARNVPSIIYIRSIDQWWPLVPETVKAVFLCRIAALDPSLPILILATSDTTYQDLPNQLRSLFSELRREVYSMKTPTAEQRSKFFRPIFMVQSLKLPKIKDDKVEVLEELPLAPDPIPKKLTEEEKKVLYEKEEVSLRELRIFLREICAKLARNRQFFMFTKPVDTEEVPDYNMIIKQPMDLETMMTKIDMHCYLCARDFLDDIDLICKNALEYNPDSLRDRPSLGILKRDPADKLIRHRACSLRDNAYALIKAELDSDFEDKCREISKNRRITENVSNKGAENKNQSKSDQPESTIERTDKKDTGSPSHTLVVNGKRYSNSRKRRIPAWARGYVKKVHKKKKIAFDESVTTFDSKVCLTNETTSIDLEKFQEFETEANSVLNGHVPLFDNSDTENDSQNENSKDIQGTQHSCIAEQPMNEFESIDICFVEDDKNDKHVENVGSNSSSRRESMDELSFAIESDSSPAQFEENEKLIIDKNELESAWQHTVDVTKDFPVEVLCDIYVQLSRCVGKYAQNYDRKSLPKDLLKEVKRFEEFKTTYETGHHVANQTEML, encoded by the exons ATGAAG ataatgTCAGATGATGATGCTGCATTGGACTCAATGGATACAGaagaagatatttttattcCCAGAAGCCGCAGCCTTGGCTCTAATGCCAGAAGGGTTAAAAGTTTGCGTACTCTGCGATCGCATTCGAACTCTAATTCTCATATATCTATGAATAATTTAAGTGTACGTCGTAGTACACGTAACAGAATGCAAACTTATGATAATCTTAATACTAGTTGGATTTTAG GAACACAAACATTAAAAGGCTATCCTATGTTTCAACAACATGGTTCTTCATCTGATAAAGAGATGGTGGATGAAGTTCCTGAACGAAAACGTGATCTTAAAGAGCGTATGCCTCTCAGATCACGTGAGAATCATCCGCCTAACAAGAATTCATCAAGGCACATTAGAGAAAGAGCGGAACATGATCGACAAAATAGCAGGGAACGTAGAAATAGAAGTGATCGTGATCTCAGAGAAAAAACAGAACAAGAAAAAGATATTAGAGATCTGAAAGATAgacaagaaagagaaagaacagATAGAGAACATAAAGATAAAATGGGAACCAGAAGTAAAGCAAATGAGGAAAAAGATGGAAG AACAAGAAAATCTGATAGTCCATGTAGACTTAGAGAAGGACCTGTGACAAGACTTGGAGggaatttagttgaaaaagATGAGAAGCCTAAAGTAGAACAAGATGAAGCTGACGAAGATAGTTCACAAGAAAGTGAAAAGgcagaaaataatgataattctgAAAATGAAGAT GGTTACGAAGATATGTACACACGTATTAAACGAACTAGGAGAACAGCTCAACAACAATTACCAAGAG tgGTAGATAGTGATTTAAGTGAATCTTCTGATTCACCTGGTCCTAGGAAATATAGTTTACGTCAAAAGAAACCAACTGTAGATAGATTTCAAGCTAATGTAGAACCAGTTCGGCGATCTATAAAAGCACTTAGAAGTGTTCTTAGTAATTCCATGAGAAGACGTAAACATAGAAGCAAAAGTACAAGCTCTAGTGATTCCAGTGATTCAGAACCTCAGCGTTATGATAAGAAAAAAAGCAAGAAAGCAAG GCAATCGGCAATACCTCAAGGTGGACCACCTCATCGTAAAGCGGATATAAACCCAATTACCTTAGATACTAATATTAGATTCAATGATGTTGGAGGTTTAGAATCACATATTCACTGCCTTAAAGAAATGGTTGTTTTTCCTATGATGTATCCAGACGTATTTGAACGTTATCACATTACTCCGCCAAAAGGAGTACTATTTCATGGTCCACCAG GAACTGGTAAGACTTTAATAGCTAgagcactggcaaatgaatgtAGTCAAGGCAGTAGGAAAATGGCATTCTTTATGAGGAAAGGCGCAGATTGTTTGTCCAAATGGGTTGGAGAATCAGAACGCCAATTACGTTTGTTGTTTGAGCAGGCTCAACAAATGAAACCGTCCATAATATTTTTCGATGAAATCGATGGCCTTGCACCTGTTAGAAGTACGAAGCAGGATCAGATTCATGCCAGTATTGTGTCTACCCTTCTAGCTCTTATGGATGGCCTCAGTGATAGAGGAgag GTTATAGTGATTGGAGCAACAAATAGGATAGATGCTATTGACCCAGCTTTACGAAGACCTGGTCGTTTTGATCGagaattattttttcctttgCCTGCAATGAAAGAGAGACAGGAGATATTAAAAATCCATGtcaataaatggaaaaattctCCAACAGATCAATTGTTAGAAGTATTAGCTGAAAAATCAACGGGTTATTGTGGCTCAGATCTGAGGGCTTTATGTACTGAAGCTGTTTTACAGGCATTAAGAAGGACATATCCTCAAATATACATGACAAGCAATCGACTACTTCTAGATCCTGAACGCGTTGaa GTAAAAAAGCGAGATTTCTTACAAGCTAGCTCTATGCTTGTTCCATCATCACAAAGAGTATCACCTTGTGCTCGAAGAAAATTACAACCTTTCATGGAATCTTTACTAGGAGCTCCATTGGAAGAGTTAATAAGTTCCATCAAAGGAATATTTCCTCAAGGAATCAACCCTGCTATGgcaaa agTAAAAATTACTAAAGGTATACATCGCCCAAGGTTACTAATTTCTGGAGGAAACTTGTCTGAGGGTCAAGGGCCACATTTAGCGCAAGCATTATTGTATCATATGGAACATTTACCCGTTCAAACATTAGACGTTAGCACTCTTTTTGCAGAAAGTGGACGATCTCCAGAAGAAACCTGTGTGCAG GTATTTAATGAAGCTGCCAGAAATGTACCGTCCATAATTTATATTCGGTCAATTGATCAATGGTGGCCACTCGTACCTGAAACTGTGAAAGCGGTTTTTTTGTGTCGTATTGCAGCACTCGATCCCTCATTGCCTATTTTAATTTTAGCTACAAGCGATACAACATACCAAGATCTCCCAAACCAATTACGAAGTCTCTTTAGTGAGCTTCGTAGAGaagtttattcaatgaaaacgCCAACGGCAGAACAAAGGTCGAAATTTTTCCGACCTATTTTCATGGTTCAAAGCTTAAAGTTGCCAAAAATAAAAGATGACAAAGTAGAAGTTTTGGAAGAACTTCCATTAGCACCAGATCCCATACCAAAGAAATTaacagaagaagagaaaaaggtaTTATACGAAAAGGAAGAAGTTTCACTAAGAGAATTAAGAATCTTTTTAAGGGAAATATGTGCGAAACTTGCAAGGAATAGACA attttttatgTTCACGAAACCCGTGGACACAGAAGAAGTACCAGATTATAATATGATTATAAAACAGCCAATGGACTTGGAAACAATGATGACAAAGATAGATATGCATTGCTATCTTTGCGCGAGGGATTTTCTTGATGATATCGATCTGATTTGTAAAAATGCATTAGAATATAACCCTGATAG CTTACGTGATAGACCTTCGCTTGGAATATTGAAGAG AGATCCAGCTGACAAACTTATAAGACATCGTGCATGTTCTCTTCGTGACAATGCATATGCGTTAATAAAAGCAGAATTGGATTCTGATTTTGAAGATAAGTGTCGTGAGATTTCGAAAAATCGCAGAATTACTGAAAATGTTAGTAATAAAGGTGCAGAAAACAAAAACCAGTCAAAGTCGGATCAACCTGAGTCTACAATTGAAAGGACAGATAAAAAAGATACTGGAAGTCCTAGTCATACTCTCGTCGTGAACGGAAAGAGATATAGTAATTCTAGAAAGCGTAGAATACCTGCCTGGGCTAGAGGTTATGTGAAAAAAGttcacaaaaagaaaaaaattgcgtTTGATGAAAGCGTTACTACTTTCGATAGCAAGGTCTGTTTGACTAATGAAACCACTAGTATcgatttagaaaaatttcaagaatttgaAACTGAAGCAAATAGTGTTTTGAATGGTCATGTACCTTTATTTGACAATTCCGATACAGAGAATGATtcacaaaatgaaaattcaaaagatATCCAAGGAACGCAACACAGTTGCATCGCTGAACAACCTATGAATGAGTTTGAAAGCATAGATATATGTTTTGTAGAAGATGACAAAAATGACAAACATGTGGAAAATGTTGGATCTAATTCCTCGTCTAGACGAGAGAGTATGGACGAATTATCGTTCGCTATTGAAAGTGATTCTAGTCCAGCCCaatttgaagaaaatgaaaaacttaTTATAGATAAAAATGAGTTGGAAAGTGCATGGCAACACACTGTTGATGTTACAAAAGATTTTCCCGTCGAAGTTTTATGCGACATCTATGTGCAATTAAGTCGGTGTGTAGGAAAATATGCTCAGAACTATGATAGAAAATCACTGCCAAAG GACTTGCTCAAGGAGGTGAAACGGTTTGAAGAATTCAAGACAACATACGAGACAGGGCATCATGTCGCTAATCAGACAGAAATGCTATAA